The genomic stretch GCAATTCGCCACAGTCGATAAAATTGCTTGTTTGCGCGAAGTAACTTACCTCGTGCATCCGTGACTAGAATACCGCTGTTGGTTGCTTCTAATGTTGCTTCGACAAGGGATAGAGACTCTCTCAGTGAACTGGTTTTTTGTTCTGAATCCGTGACATCTAAATGTGTGCCAATCATTCGTATGGGTTCGTCACCCTCCCATTCAATGACCCGGCCATTACTTAACACCCAAACCCAATCACCACTTCGATGTTGCATCCTAAACTTGCACTGGTACATGGATGTTTCTTTTCGCCAATGGGCAGCTAGCTGTTTTTCACATTCAATGAAATCGATAGGGTGGATTAAATCGCGCCAGGTATCGACTGAGACTGGCATTAATTCTTCGAGCGAATAGCCAATGATTTGCGCCCATCGTTCATTAAATTTTACTTCGCCCGAATTGATGTACCAATCCCACGTGCCCACTTCCGTCGAACTTAAAATAAGCTCCAACTGACGAGAATAATCGACTAGAACTGCCTCTGCTTGCTTTCGCTCAGTAATATCTGTGCGAATGGCAATGTAGGATTGTGCTCGGCCCGAGTCGTCTGTTGAAGCTAAAATTGTAGTGCCCACCCAGTACAGCTCGCCACTTTTATTTCGATTGCAGATCTCTCCATGCCACGTTTGTCCTTTTTTTACGGTATCGTACATTTCTCGCCAAAACTGGGTGGAATGTTTTCCAGAATTTAAAATACGATGGTTTTGTCCAAGCAATTCCTCTTTACTGTATCCACTGATTTCACAAAATTTTCTATTTACGTATTGAATGGTTCCTTTTAAATCAGTTACCGCAACGATAGAGTGTTCATCCAACGCAAACTTTTGGTGATTGAGTTCCGCTAACGCTTTTTTGAGCTCCGTTGTTTTTTCTTCAACTCGGCGGCTAATTGTTGCATTTTTTATGGCAAGTAAATGTGCCAACAAGGTCATAAAGAAGGTAGTAATGATTCCAACCCACAATGTAATCCATTTAGTCTTTTGGGGGGATTGGCCAAACGTTTCATCGATTGACATCGCTTGTAACTGCCAGCGACGCCCCGCATGTTCAGGTAGGCTGTAATTGAAATAAAGGTGTGAGTTAAACTCGTCTATTTGATTTTCGTTTTTACTATCATAGAGCAGCGTAGGGTTGAGAATATCCGTTATATCCACCAGTCTGAAATGAAGTGCTGAGGAATGATAGGGATGAATTTCATGGTTTACAATGTCATCCATTTTGAATGTAGCCAGCACAAACCCAAGTAATTCCGTTTGAGTATTATTAAGTGCCGCAGCATTATCTCGATATACGGGGTAACTTACAACATAACCTGTTTCGCTATCAGTGTGCATGTATAAGGGGATGGGTTTTGTGGCTTGAATCGAATTCGTCTCTTTCGCGCGAGTTAATGCTTCCATCACGCTGATATCTGAATAAAGGTCAAAACCAAATACAGTGGTTTCTTTTTTGCTCGATTCGCTGTAAAGAACGGGGAGATACTGTGATTTTGGGTCTTGTAAACTAAACGTATTGTCATTATTTCTTTTTACAATAGTTTGACCATTACCTTTTTGCTTCAGTTTTTCTTCAAACGAGGTTCGGTCTTCTTCGTTAACAAGTGGCGCCCAGATAAGCGAGAGAATATCTTCGTGTCTGGCTGTGATAATTTCGGCTTCTCGTTTAAAGAATTTTTCCGATGGGGCATGGTTTGAAAATAAAAGTTCAAGGGTGTAAAGCGCTTGTATGTTTATTTCCGTCTCACGAATTAACTCTTCACCTAATTCCGTAACCGATTCTGAAAATCGGAGGAAATCAGCTTCCTTCTCAAATTTGTACACTCTATTTGAAACGATAAAGCTCAGAAACAACCCAATACAAAAGATGACCAGCTGTGTTACGAATGGTTGTAAATATTTCAGCATTTCACCTTTTTTCCAGTTATGTAGCGCCAATTTTGAAGACGCAGAATGAACCTTTTCGCTGCCTTTATTAACTATATGCGGATACGGCAAATTTGCCAGTCGAGGTGAAAACCGAGTAGGCTATAGCGGTCTTTTTGTGGAGTAAGGATTTATATAATGCAAATTTGGGTGGATGCCGATGCATGCCCTGCGGTGGTACGCGAAATTCTGTTCAGAGCAGCTGAGAGGAAAAAATTGGTGACAACGTTTGTCGCTAACCAGAATGTCAAACTGCCTCCTTCTCAATTTTTAAAGTCATTCCGCGTGCAAGCAGGGTTTGACGTTGCGGATAATGAAATCGTTGCGCGTTCTAATTCAGGTGATTTAGTCATCACGTCAGATATTCCACTTGCGGCAGAATTGATTGAAAAAAAGGTACTCGTGATTAATTTTAGAGGTGAGCAATACACTGAAAACAGTATCCGAGAACGACTCAACATGCGGGACTTTTTCGATACCCTTCGAAGCAGTGGGATACAAACAAAAGGCCCGGCCGCATTTAGTCAGCAAGACCGAAAAATGTTCGCTGATGCGCTAGACCGTATTCTCGCTAGGGTGTAAAGGGCCTTTACAGCCTTGCTTTATGGTAGACCTAGAATGTTAATTTGTTGGCACATAGTCAAGATGCATCGGTAATTCCAACTTGAAACCTGTGCCTTCATCTAACTTAGAATACATGCTCATTACGCCACCCAATTTGTCTTCAACCAGTTTTTTCACGATAAACAAACCAAGACCACTGCCGCCATCGCCCGATTTTGTCGTGAAATATTTATCGAAGACTTTATCCATAATGCTTTGTTCAATACCTCGACCATTGTCTTCGATGGAAAACAAAACATTTTTTACCCCTGATGTTTCAACCTGAATTCGAATTGTACCTTGACTGTTTGGTTCAAACGCGTGGAGTAAACTGTTGTTGATGAGGTTTATCAACACTTGAGAAAGCGCGCCGGACATCGTGTGCATAATGATGTCTTTTGGGCAATCAATGGTGAGTGTGTGAGGACTCCGCTTGAGTTTCGGGGTGAGAATGAGTTCGATATCTTCTAAAAAAGTGGCCAGATTTATGTCGATAATTGTTTCATTAAATTCGCCGACCACGATGTCTTTGAAACTGGCAACCAGCTTATTTGCGTAACTCATACTCGACCCGACAAGTCGCAAACATTCTTGTCCATAAGTGATAAAATCGGTGAGTGATTCCTTGTTGAGTTGTTGTTGGCCGAAAGCTATTTCAAGTGCGTCTAATTTGTCTTTCATACTTGAAATCGCAGTGTTGGTAATGCCAAGAGGAGTACCTAACTCATGGCTCATCTCGCCGACAATTTCCGCTAAGTGACTCATTCTCTCAGACTCCTCGAGTTGAGCTGATTTGAGCTCGCTTAACGTTGCCAACTCAATGTTGTAGTCTCTAAGCTGTGAAATAAGTTCATCGCGCAGTACAACCAATTTTCGTAGCTGGAGATGGGTACTGACGCGAGCAAGAAGCTCTTCTTGTCGTATTGGTTTTGTTACGTAATCAACAGCACCACTCGTAAACGCTTCTACAATGTCAGCAATTTGGGTTTTGGCGGTCACAAATATCACGGGGATTTCTTTTACATCAAGCAGTCCTTTCATTCTTCTGCACGTTTCAAATCCATCGATGCCAGGCATCATGACATCAAGCAGGATCAACTCTGGTTGGAAGAGGGTTGCTACCTGAATGGCTTTTTCGCCATTTAACGCAAAGGCGACTTCATATCCTTCAGCTTCTAAAATATTGGTCATTAATTCCAAGTTTTCTTTTTTGTCATCAACGACTAATATTTTGCTGCCATCCAGTTTTATTGGGCTTTTAGACATGTTGAGTTTCCCCCAAAGCGTTGATCAAGCCATCCATGTCATAGTTGTCGATAAATCCAAGCAAATATTCGGCGAAGCGCTTCTGTTCACCGATTGGTTCGAATTCGGCGTTGATGATCTCTTTCACTTTGGAAAGGCGATTCATTGAAGCGGCTTGTTTCAATGCGTTCAATGTGGCTTCTTGAACATTTACATCGGCAAAAGAGGTCGTGGACTCTTCGATGTTCGTGTCCAATTCATCGAGTTGGATATCAAATGAATCTGGGAAATAGTGAGTTAAACACTCGAAAATTTCGCTAAATCGATAGGGTTTAGGAATAAATCGATTAAAGCCGATGCTAAGGTAATACTGGATTTCATGACTTAAGCTAAACGCGGAAATTGCGACGCAAATGAGTTTTTCGAAACGCGCGTCCTCGCGCAGTAACACGATGAGTTCATCACCTCGCATGACGGGCATTAGAAGGTCAATAAAGGCAATATCGTAGTGCTTTTGTTGTAAGAGTTGAAATGCTTCTTGGCCATTGGCGGCTTCATCAAATTCAATATTGCAATCAGACAATACAGAATTGAGCACTTCTCTGTTTTCTGGGTTGTCATCGACGACTAATGCTCTGAATTTCCGACCAGGCTTAAGTGTAATTGCATTCAATTGGAGTGAGGATTCTGAGTTGACGGGCTCTTTTGCTGGTTCGAAGTTTAACGTAAAGTAAAAGTTAGCCCCTTTACCCAGTGTTGAACTGACTTGAAGTTCACCGCCCATCATCGCAATTTGCTTAGCGGAAATAGCGAGCTTCAAGGCCGGTACCGCCTTTTTCTAAACCGGCCTGCCCTTGGCTAAAATTACTAAAAAGCGTGGCTTGTTCTTCATCGGAGATACCTGGACCTGTATCAATAACGCTAAATCGATGGCCTGATTGGGTTTTTTCCAACCGTAACGTGACGTTTCCATGGTCAGTAAACTTCACCGCATTACCTAACAAATTAATGATTATTTGCCTCAATTTAGCTTGGTCGGCATAGACCGGTAATGATTCTGAACATTGATTATCGAACTTAAAATGCAACCCTTTTTGTTCGCATCGTAAACTTAGCATTGCGCCGATTTCATGCAGGAGTCCAACCGCATCAAAGCTCAGTGGTTTCAGCACCATAGCCCCTGCTTCAATTTTTGAGATCTCGAGTACGTCGTTAATAATATCCAGTAAATGTTCGCCCGCTTTACTGATTTTAGACAAGGTATTTATGTGATCATCTGGCATATTAGACGCGCGTGACAGCACTTGAGCAAAGCCAAGAATGGCATTCATAGGTGTACGTATTTCATGGCTCATGTTGGCTAAAAATTGGCTTTTTGCCACGCTCGCTTGCTCCGCTTTTTGATTGGCGGTAGTGAGTGCTTTGGTACGCTCGGTCACTTTGATTTCTAATTCGTCATTCATCGACGATAACGTTTCATTGAGCCATATATTGCTGCAAGTTATCACTAGATTTTGACTCAAGGTGGTGAGAAGGAGTTGCTCCTCGTCTGAAATCGCCTCAGGATATTCCAACACCAAATACAAGCAAACACCACTGTGGTGGCAATGCAAGAAGATAACGGCATGTTCATCTTCGATAACGTTTTGCATGTCATTGGGGTCTGGCGTTTGTTGTTTTAAATTTTTAAAGACCTCAACCCAAGGCCAGTCTGTGCTGCGCCCAAGTTCAGAAAACTGTTGGTCATTTTTTTCCACAATCGCGAATTTTACTTCGGTTTTGTGCTGTAGTTCAGCGAGTGGCAGTGTCGTTGGAAGTGTCTGTTGTAAGGTTTGAATACAGTCATGCGATGTGGATGTTTGCAGAAGTTGAGCATTACAATGTACTATTTTTGAAAGCGCTAAATGCAAACAAGCCTGTTGGTGCAACTCTTTGTAGCTTCGTAGCGCACCAAGCACGGTTGCAAACAGTCTGTCACTTGTGAGTTCGGTTTTATTCTTATAGTCATTGATGTCGTATTTTTGCATCACTTGCTTTTCAGGCGCACTGCCTGGCTGACCCGTTCTTAATATTATCCTTGAAAGCTGATTGCCAAGCGCCTCTCGGCAGTATTTCGCGACTTCCAATCCTGCCGTATCACTCTCCATGACGACATCAAGTAAAATGACCGCGATATCGTCGTGTTCTTTTAACACTTGGATCGCGTCTTCACCCGAGTGTGCGTCTAAAAAGGAGAGCGCTTTGTCCTTAAATTTGAAATTAGATAAGGCCAATTTAGTCAGCGCGTGTATGTCTGGCTCATCATCGACAATTAATACTTTCCAAGGGGCGTAGGTCGTACTACAAACTTTTTGATCTTCGCCACCAAATAACGACTCAAAGTCACTCATAGTGGGAGTTTTCGATTATTCAACAACTTTAAAAGTGTAGTTCATGATACGTTGGGTGGCGAAAATTTATCCCCCAATATCTCGACGTTCCTCTAATGAAACAATGTCTTTGGTGGAATGGTGTATTTTTATGCGGGGATCACTTACGAGGGATTGAAGAGGTGCCTCCTGAACTTCATTCATCGATTCAATGCTTAATGGCACTAATATTTCAATCCATATCCAGCCATCTTTGCCTTGTTCTTTAACCATGTACATCGCTTTATCCGCCATGTTCAATGTGCCTTCAAAGACTTTTATGCCGAAATTAATACTTGGATTTGTGCAGATCCCAATAGATGCACTTAAGGTACGGCCATGAGGCCAATGTGTGAGCCGAAGGGTTTGGATTAAGCGAGTCGCCATATGGCCGATGCCATCATCTTGTTCTGCAATAATAACAAACTCCTCACCACCCCAACGGAGAATATGGTCTTGCGCTCGACAATGACGACTGAGAAGCGTGGCGAAAGCGACAAGTACTTCATCGCCTACGGCATGTCCAAACTCGTCATTAATTTTTTTGAAATCATCAATATCGATTAGAACGACCGTTAAGCGTTTCTTGTTTTCGACGTTTTCGAGAATTTTCTCTAAGTTTTGAGATAGATAGTGTCTATTGTACAAACCAGTTAAGGAGTCCCTTAAACTGGCGATGAGCAACTGTTCATTCGCAACCAGAAGTTGCTGGTTTACTTCATTTAATTCTGTGGTCCGCTTTGCCACCTGCTCCTCAAGTTCTTGCTGTCGTGTTAAGAGTGAGCGTGAGCGCAAACGCCAAATCAAGACAATAAAACCGCCGCAAGCCAAAGTGAACAGCATGTTGAACCACCAAGTTTCGTGCCACAGACGTTTTTTACTTAATGAAACTTCGGTACTTCTACTCCAAGCAGGGTAACCTTTATGTCTGACTTGAACTCTGAAAGTGTAATCGCCACCAGGTAAGTTGGTGTAGAGCGCGTCGCGTGTACTTGTGGCGTTTCGCCACGTAGCATCATAGCCAACCAATTGATAGCGAAACTCCAATCCGCTCGTTTTTCCATAATGCGGTACGGTAAAGACCAAGCGCCAGTCTCGCTCATTTGCCTCCAATTGGTAAGGTGGAAAGATTTCTTTGCCGTTGGCTTCCAACCGTTCAAACAACGGACGAGGGGCGGGAGCGGGTTGTTTTAAAAGGCGGTGATAAACGTGTAATAGTCCATTGACGGTGGGAAAGTAGCTCTCCCGCGAGAATGAAATCCCCTTATTACTACCCGCACCATTACAACAACGGTTTTGTTCGTTTTGTGAGCCATTCCCCGTATTGTCCACAATGAGACTGTGTCTTAGCGGGCCGTTTTCGATACTGCCCATATCGATGTTCATGACCCCTTGGAGGCCTGCCCAAAGGAGGTTACTTCCCAATTCTGCCGCGTAAGTGACATTATCCATTGGCAGACCCTGCTCAACACTGAGTTGCTGCCAAGTCCGGCCATTATAGATGAATAAGCCGTGTTGAAATGTTCCAACCATCAGCCGTCCATCGGACAATTCACCCATGTACGAAATGAATGTTTTTTCCAATATCGTATGATTCACTTTT from Pseudoalteromonas xiamenensis encodes the following:
- a CDS encoding CHASE domain-containing hybrid sensor histidine kinase/response regulator, which codes for MLKYLQPFVTQLVIFCIGLFLSFIVSNRVYKFEKEADFLRFSESVTELGEELIRETEINIQALYTLELLFSNHAPSEKFFKREAEIITARHEDILSLIWAPLVNEEDRTSFEEKLKQKGNGQTIVKRNNDNTFSLQDPKSQYLPVLYSESSKKETTVFGFDLYSDISVMEALTRAKETNSIQATKPIPLYMHTDSETGYVVSYPVYRDNAAALNNTQTELLGFVLATFKMDDIVNHEIHPYHSSALHFRLVDITDILNPTLLYDSKNENQIDEFNSHLYFNYSLPEHAGRRWQLQAMSIDETFGQSPQKTKWITLWVGIITTFFMTLLAHLLAIKNATISRRVEEKTTELKKALAELNHQKFALDEHSIVAVTDLKGTIQYVNRKFCEISGYSKEELLGQNHRILNSGKHSTQFWREMYDTVKKGQTWHGEICNRNKSGELYWVGTTILASTDDSGRAQSYIAIRTDITERKQAEAVLVDYSRQLELILSSTEVGTWDWYINSGEVKFNERWAQIIGYSLEELMPVSVDTWRDLIHPIDFIECEKQLAAHWRKETSMYQCKFRMQHRSGDWVWVLSNGRVIEWEGDEPIRMIGTHLDVTDSEQKTSSLRESLSLVEATLEATNSGILVTDARGKLLRANKQFYRLWRIALDDIQDIDDREFMKTLTEQLMDTDEARRRVKELYKTPEIEAQETLHFTDGRVFKRVSLPMWIEGEVVGRVWSFTDITDVHQTQQALKQAKVVAERASKAKSEFLANMSHEIRTPMNGVIGMLNLLGNTNLDQEQAHKLKLAATSAENLLTILNDILDFSKVDAGKLELENIDFNPARLLGELSETMALKASEKNLEIILDIRELPLCFVSGDPSRLRQILTNLIGNAIKFTSQGEIVIRARMKAEEGGWRFICSVSDTGIGISRSAQNRLFTAFTQADASTTRHFGGTGLGLAICKQLCNLMHGDITLVSKEGEGSIFTFDLLFGESTHSAITLPQVDLQHLNVLVVDDNKTNLEVVCGQLSNWGISSVAVSSGLEALRTLRKSLEENRPFNLAILDMQMPEMDGEQLGWEIRDDNRFDDLKLVMMTSMGQLGDSSRFAEVGFNAYFPKPVTAEDLFKAISLLADKNLDQAGIPIITQHVIHEVASDVDSPQITINTDTRILLVEDNLVNQIVASKMLNQLELTCDIANNGAVALEKLKEADPPYQMILMDCQMPEMDGFEATTAIRAGIAGEFNKNITIIAMTANAMQGDKTRCLEVGMNDYISKPINLQTMENTLVRWIGN
- a CDS encoding YaiI/YqxD family protein, which codes for MQIWVDADACPAVVREILFRAAERKKLVTTFVANQNVKLPPSQFLKSFRVQAGFDVADNEIVARSNSGDLVITSDIPLAAELIEKKVLVINFRGEQYTENSIRERLNMRDFFDTLRSSGIQTKGPAAFSQQDRKMFADALDRILARV
- a CDS encoding hybrid sensor histidine kinase/response regulator; amino-acid sequence: MSKSPIKLDGSKILVVDDKKENLELMTNILEAEGYEVAFALNGEKAIQVATLFQPELILLDVMMPGIDGFETCRRMKGLLDVKEIPVIFVTAKTQIADIVEAFTSGAVDYVTKPIRQEELLARVSTHLQLRKLVVLRDELISQLRDYNIELATLSELKSAQLEESERMSHLAEIVGEMSHELGTPLGITNTAISSMKDKLDALEIAFGQQQLNKESLTDFITYGQECLRLVGSSMSYANKLVASFKDIVVGEFNETIIDINLATFLEDIELILTPKLKRSPHTLTIDCPKDIIMHTMSGALSQVLINLINNSLLHAFEPNSQGTIRIQVETSGVKNVLFSIEDNGRGIEQSIMDKVFDKYFTTKSGDGGSGLGLFIVKKLVEDKLGGVMSMYSKLDEGTGFKLELPMHLDYVPTN
- a CDS encoding ATP-binding response regulator, which translates into the protein MKLAISAKQIAMMGGELQVSSTLGKGANFYFTLNFEPAKEPVNSESSLQLNAITLKPGRKFRALVVDDNPENREVLNSVLSDCNIEFDEAANGQEAFQLLQQKHYDIAFIDLLMPVMRGDELIVLLREDARFEKLICVAISAFSLSHEIQYYLSIGFNRFIPKPYRFSEIFECLTHYFPDSFDIQLDELDTNIEESTTSFADVNVQEATLNALKQAASMNRLSKVKEIINAEFEPIGEQKRFAEYLLGFIDNYDMDGLINALGETQHV
- a CDS encoding ATP-binding response regulator translates to MSDFESLFGGEDQKVCSTTYAPWKVLIVDDEPDIHALTKLALSNFKFKDKALSFLDAHSGEDAIQVLKEHDDIAVILLDVVMESDTAGLEVAKYCREALGNQLSRIILRTGQPGSAPEKQVMQKYDINDYKNKTELTSDRLFATVLGALRSYKELHQQACLHLALSKIVHCNAQLLQTSTSHDCIQTLQQTLPTTLPLAELQHKTEVKFAIVEKNDQQFSELGRSTDWPWVEVFKNLKQQTPDPNDMQNVIEDEHAVIFLHCHHSGVCLYLVLEYPEAISDEEQLLLTTLSQNLVITCSNIWLNETLSSMNDELEIKVTERTKALTTANQKAEQASVAKSQFLANMSHEIRTPMNAILGFAQVLSRASNMPDDHINTLSKISKAGEHLLDIINDVLEISKIEAGAMVLKPLSFDAVGLLHEIGAMLSLRCEQKGLHFKFDNQCSESLPVYADQAKLRQIIINLLGNAVKFTDHGNVTLRLEKTQSGHRFSVIDTGPGISDEEQATLFSNFSQGQAGLEKGGTGLEARYFR
- a CDS encoding GGDEF domain-containing protein, translated to MNFGLEQKAGLYVYDAKTHQRIKQFESLAQTQINSIIKSSHDHIWFGTQQGLWIYNNGSIQELPFFSGNQYGGVRFLYEYQGQMWIGTEKGLLTQNGDSFTKVNHTILEKTFISYMGELSDGRLMVGTFQHGLFIYNGRTWQQLSVEQGLPMDNVTYAAELGSNLLWAGLQGVMNIDMGSIENGPLRHSLIVDNTGNGSQNEQNRCCNGAGSNKGISFSRESYFPTVNGLLHVYHRLLKQPAPAPRPLFERLEANGKEIFPPYQLEANERDWRLVFTVPHYGKTSGLEFRYQLVGYDATWRNATSTRDALYTNLPGGDYTFRVQVRHKGYPAWSRSTEVSLSKKRLWHETWWFNMLFTLACGGFIVLIWRLRSRSLLTRQQELEEQVAKRTTELNEVNQQLLVANEQLLIASLRDSLTGLYNRHYLSQNLEKILENVENKKRLTVVLIDIDDFKKINDEFGHAVGDEVLVAFATLLSRHCRAQDHILRWGGEEFVIIAEQDDGIGHMATRLIQTLRLTHWPHGRTLSASIGICTNPSINFGIKVFEGTLNMADKAMYMVKEQGKDGWIWIEILVPLSIESMNEVQEAPLQSLVSDPRIKIHHSTKDIVSLEERRDIGG